The genomic window AGGTATTAACATTACCGATTTAAAGAATTTAGTTAATTTCTTTGGCAAATTTGTTATCGAAATGCCTAGATTTTGTAGTCCCATGCAAAGCTGAAAGCCCAACGATCATCCCGCCTGAAAGTACTACTTCAAGGAGTTGTTCACAATGAAATCAATGGTTCGAATTGTTGCACTCATTCTGCCGCTGCTTGCCACCGCAGAACTCCTTGCGGCACCAAAACTGCCCCCACGCAAAGACTGGGTGGGGCAATCGGTGCTGATCAAACATACCAGCATCCGTTGTTATCGCGAAGAAGCCAACCGGAAACTGGTTCCGGCGGGGCAACTTCAATCGATTGAACACAAAGTGACAGCCGAAGACCAGTTCAGCGGAGTATCGTACATCAAGGTAAACAATAGTGGCAATGAAGTATGGGTGATGAAGGACAGTATGGTGCGGTTGGGTGATGCACCCGGGCACTTCACCGAAATGATTGCCAAAGAGCCTGAAATAACCAATCATTATGCTTTCCGTGGCTGGGCTTACAGCAGGCTGGAAAAGTATGATGAAGCTCTGAAAGATTATTCCAAGGCACTGGAACTTTCCCCCACCTCAGTGGGGTGGTACAACAATCGCGGTCTGATTTATCGTCGGCAGAAAAAGTACGACAAAGCTCTCGCCGATTTTAATCAGGCATTAACGCTCAGCCCGGATTATGTGCTGGTGATCCGGAATCGAGCTTCGGCATATCGCGATATGAAAAAGTTCGATCTGGCTCGCAAGGACCTGGAAGAAATTATCCGGCTGGAACCAGAAGATGCCGGCAACAACAATGAAATTGCCTGGTTTTTATGCACCACCACCGAAGCGAAGGTGCGGGATGGCAAGCTGGCTCTGAAATATGCCCTGAAAGCATGCGAACTGACAAAGTACGAAAATGGCACGTATCTGGATACGCTGGCAGCAGCCTATGCGGAAGCGGGACAGTTTGACGAAGCGGTGAAAATGCAGATCAAGGCGAAGACAGCCAAAGAGTCGCCATTGGACGATGCTGATTCCCAGGCAAGATTAAAGTTGTATGAACAGAAGAAACCCTATCATAAAGACGACAGCGAATAACTTTTTCTGCCGCACCGTGGGTAAGTTGCGATCGTGATACAATACCGCAATTTTCGCAATTCGGATCCTCCTGGCCTGACATCACTCTGGAACCGTTGTTTTCAGCATCGGGGTGCTGTAGAGCTGAACAACAACAGCTACTTCGACCTCATTGTGGTGAATAAACCCTATTTCGACCCGAATGGCTTTTTCGTTGCGGAAGACAACCACCAGATTGTCGGTTTCAGCCATGCGGGTTTCGGCCCCAATGCGGAATTAAACACCCTGGATCCCCACCTGGGTGTGGTGTGTATTGTGGCAGTCGATCCGGAATACCAACGCCGGAAAATCGGCAGCGAATTACTGCAACGTGCGGAACAGTATCTGCTGAAGGCAGGTGCCAAACGAATGATTGGTGGCTCGACGATTGAAGCAAAGCCATTCTACAACGGCCTTTATGGTGGCAGTAACGCTCCTGGGGTTTTGTTAAGCGACGAAAACGCCCACCCCTTTCTGCGTGCCCATCAATATGAAGAACGAGATCGGGTAATCGTTTTGGAACGGGGCTTACGTCAGCCGATTTCCCTTTTTGATCGGCGGTTTGTCCCACTGATGCGACAGATGGAAACCCAGACGTTACCTAACCCCCGGTTGGGAAGCTGGTGGCGGGAGTGCGTCTACAGCTTACTGAATCTGAATGAATTTCGCCTGAACGACAAATCCTCGCTGCATTCTGCAGCACGGATCATCTTCTGGGAAATGAAAGAATTTGGCTGGCGACGCGGAGTCCCCACGGCAGGTCTGGTCGATGTGCAGGTGCGGAGCGAACACCGCCGCAAAGGTGTGGGCAAATACCTGTTGTGTCAGTTTCTGAAGTACTTGCAGGAACAGCACTTCGGCGCAGTCGAGACGCACGTTCCTGCCAACGATGCGGGCGTATTACAACTATTCGAATCGGTCGGTTTTCAACAGGTGGATACGGGCATCAGTTACGAAAAACAACTGCCACTGGACCAACAATAAGTTGTAGACATGCTTCGCGATCTGATTTTCGATTACACCAGCAGTTCTGTCAGTGGGCCGGATTGATCAATATCTTTCAGGCCGGGATCTTTCATCCCAAATGTTTCACGACGGTCTCCTGCCAGATGAAGTAACGTCAGGAAAAAGTTCGCTGTAGTCCGGTGTCCACGGTAGCCATAACCGGGGTAATCAATGTACTGACCGGTTTTCAGGCGATTTCCAATATTGCCCAGCACCACAATCGGCCAT from Zavarzinella sp. includes these protein-coding regions:
- a CDS encoding GNAT family N-acetyltransferase, translated to MIQYRNFRNSDPPGLTSLWNRCFQHRGAVELNNNSYFDLIVVNKPYFDPNGFFVAEDNHQIVGFSHAGFGPNAELNTLDPHLGVVCIVAVDPEYQRRKIGSELLQRAEQYLLKAGAKRMIGGSTIEAKPFYNGLYGGSNAPGVLLSDENAHPFLRAHQYEERDRVIVLERGLRQPISLFDRRFVPLMRQMETQTLPNPRLGSWWRECVYSLLNLNEFRLNDKSSLHSAARIIFWEMKEFGWRRGVPTAGLVDVQVRSEHRRKGVGKYLLCQFLKYLQEQHFGAVETHVPANDAGVLQLFESVGFQQVDTGISYEKQLPLDQQ
- a CDS encoding tetratricopeptide repeat protein translates to MKSMVRIVALILPLLATAELLAAPKLPPRKDWVGQSVLIKHTSIRCYREEANRKLVPAGQLQSIEHKVTAEDQFSGVSYIKVNNSGNEVWVMKDSMVRLGDAPGHFTEMIAKEPEITNHYAFRGWAYSRLEKYDEALKDYSKALELSPTSVGWYNNRGLIYRRQKKYDKALADFNQALTLSPDYVLVIRNRASAYRDMKKFDLARKDLEEIIRLEPEDAGNNNEIAWFLCTTTEAKVRDGKLALKYALKACELTKYENGTYLDTLAAAYAEAGQFDEAVKMQIKAKTAKESPLDDADSQARLKLYEQKKPYHKDDSE